In the Ipomoea triloba cultivar NCNSP0323 chromosome 6, ASM357664v1 genome, one interval contains:
- the LOC116023542 gene encoding uncharacterized protein LOC116023542: MVQANQFGGARVEDPKAHVVHFDRICQTIKMNGIPSDAIKLRLFPFSLQDQALSWLNSFPANHFVTWEQLYKALMQEYCPPSKAAKLKKLIQNFQQFGNENLYEAWKRFKELRRQCPKNLLTPGDFISSFYEGLLDSSKTILDMSSYGGIFMDKGPEHGEQIIERITSNTAYWYNEISEPPKKEKPAGMFEVDDKMAMQAQLNSIQHMLKQMMQNPKQRPHQSIAIVACCAICGGNHASQSCQLLDPSGQGSFSSMEQVDAIGFSRPQGQSFQGYGQQQRNQFGGQFGNQYGTSMNNQGRNPPPGFERNQGNMGGNQGNNWRVNQGQGQWNNQSGQGDKDKGKAPMQVESNESKKGAPKGKQTHDSVIPCNLLPFPQRLWKSKDTERENKFKMMLDKLEISMPFVDVVTQISSYKKFLKDTLSNKKKLENSAVVDMSEGALTCAVLQKHLPPKLKDPGSFAIPCIVGGFVVGRALCDLGASVSLMPYSLCKSLNLGGKKVPISSRLRMTYVAKAW, from the exons ATGGTCCAAGCCAATCAATTTGGAGGTGCAAGAGTGGAGGACCCGAAAGCTCATGTGGTGCACTTTGACCGAATTTGCCAAACAATAAAGATGAATGGGATCCCGAGTGATGCTATAAAGTTGAGGTTGTTCCCATTTTCACTCCAAGATCAAGCTCTAAGTTGGCTTAACTCCTTCCCGGCCAACCACTTTGTAACATGGGAGCAATTATACAAGGCCTTAATGCAAGAGTATTGTCCTCCTTCCAAGGCTGCAAAGTTGAAGAAACTCATTCAAAACTTTCAACAATTTGGGAATGAGAATCTATATGAAGCATGGAAGAGGTTCAAGGAGTTGAGAAGGCAATGTCCCAAGAATTTGCTTACACCGGGGGATTTCATCTCATCATTCTATGAGGGACTATTGGATAGTTCCAAAACCATCCTTGACATGTCATCTTATGGAGGGATCTTTATGGACAAAGGCCCGGAGCATGGGGAGCAAATTATTGAAAGAATAACATCCAACACGGCATATTGGTATAATGAAATAAGTGAACCTCCGAAGAAAGAAAAGCCAGCCGGTATGTTTGAGGTGGATGACAAGATGGCTATGCAAGCTCAACTAAACTCTATCCAACACATGCTCAAGCAAATGATGCAAAACCCCAAGCAAA GACCTCATCAAAGCATTGCCATAGTTGCTTGTTGTGCCATTTGTGGAGGAAACCATGCCTCTCAATCTTGTCAATTATTGGATCCAAGTGGCCAAGGCTCATTTTCAAGTATGGAACAAGTTGATGCAATAGGGTTTTCTAGGCCTCAAGGGCAAAGTTTTCAAGGTTATGGTCAACAACAAAGGAATCAATTTGGAGGTCAATTTGGGAATCAATATGGAACTTCAATGAACAATCAAGGAAGGAACCCACCCCCGGGCTTTGAAAGAAACCAAGGAAATATGGGTGGCAATCAAGGGAACAATTGGAGAGTCAACCAAGGCCAAGGCCAATGGAACAATCAAAGTGGTCAAGG AGACAAAGATAAAGGGAAGGCTCCTATGCAAGTTGAAAGCAATGAAAGCAAGAAGGGTGCACCAAAGGGCAAGCAAACACATGATTCGGTTATACCATGCAACCTCTTACCATTTCCACAAAGGTTGTGGAAGTCAAAAGACACCGAGAGAGAGAACAAGTTTAAGATGATGTTGGACAAGCTTGAGATATCCATGCCCTTTGTAGATGTCGTTACTCAAATTTCTTCTTACAAGAAATTTTTGAAGGACACTTTGAGTAACAAGAAGAAGTTAGAGAATAGTGCGGTGGTTGATATGAGTGAAGGAGCCTTGACATGTGCCGTACTCCAAAAACATTTGCCACCGAAGTTGAAGGACCCCGGGAGTTTTGCTATTCCATGCATTGTGGGAGGATTTGTAGTAGGACGTGCCTTATGTGATCTTGGAGCTAGTGTGAGCCTCATGCCGTATTCTCTTTGCAAAAGCCTCAACCTTG GTGGAAAGAAGGTTCCTATATCATCAAGGCTCAGGATGACTTATGTAGCAAAAGCGTGGTAG
- the LOC116022207 gene encoding putative late blight resistance protein homolog R1B-17 — MAFLAVTSLMRTLEFQFLHPQPRVILSNREQTESLYEKLGRFLVFLDIFEKNADNLPEMRAVIEEIIDVTVQADDDIEEELLTGFRTSVLQQQPTASTKLEETLQRIVDDVENLVQITINTSELVNSNLTVGGSYPQHTSHVDLVHEDTSEVVNSNLTVGGSSSQHNSCEEDAMVGQSEELDKVMSQLLGGKDKQPLQVMALVGMGGIGKTTFAKRIYDEPRVISHFDLRAWTTMSQEHNKGQAILDLCCCVKPSSSAFNNEMKDDLAEQLCKSLSGRRYLIIVDDIWTTAAWDDIHRCFPDDNNGSKILLTTRAKEVAKYAGSGECSYDMRFLNEKEGWGLFHKKFLEKELLERDEFKKVGMNIVRKCHGLPITVVVMAGLLSKTDKSIGEWEKIEKNLNSLLALDLHERFSRILTLSYNHLPSHLKGCFLYLGAFHEDSEIPVKKLIRLWIAEGFVETISHRKKLEEVCRDYLQDLIDRCLVMVSKKCFDGQIKTCTVHDLLLELCSSKAINENLLFLETTGSNHTFGRFLRLSDERWLSIKVVNTDFHISISSKKWRSILCFNSSGMKWFLQATSFKKLIVLDLSKIDFKSGVPQDITDLVFLRYLALASSMLLKHIPLDKNWNLQTLIISEGDDKDAHKLLPHGIWDNLQQLRHLEINHKLQVSIDLLKVQENLQTLYWLSISQCTEEVFKRIPNVKELGIVAGEHDKVLPQDLNNLCCLDYLEKLRVDGSDHPLHLPPQPQGHIFPKNLKELTFVSTRIPWSEMSIISMLSNLEVLKLKNSACKGQVWELTEGRGFPQLKVLIISGTDLKVWKAYRDSPFPKLERLKLKKCFELKEMPDCFERSMTLQLIKLVYCSASLVHSANKIKKDMFDVLDFHTRPDYHYYEEEGSSE; from the coding sequence ATGGCTTTTCTTGCAGTAACTTCTCTAATGAGAACTTTAGAGTTTCAGTTCCTACACCCCCAACCACGAGTCATTCTTTCAAACAGAGAGCAGACTGAGTCTCTTTATGAAAAACTTGGTCGTTTCCTAGTTTTTCTTGATATATTTGAGAAGAATGCCGACAATCTTCCGGAGATGAGAGCAGTCATAGAAGAAATTATAGATGTGACTGTCCAGGCTGATGATGACATTGAAGAGGAACTGTTGACCGGCTTCAGAACTAGTGTACTGCAGCAGCAGCCCACTGCTTCAACAAAACTTGAAGAAACCTTGCAGCGCATAGTGGATGACGTTGAAAATCTGGTGCAGATTACAATAAACACCAGTGAGCTTGTCAACAGTAATCTCACGGTTGGAGGCTCCTACCCACAACATACCTCCCATGTGGATTTGGTCCACGAGGACACCAGTGAGGTTGTGAACAGTAATCTCACGGTTGGAGGCTCCTCCTCACAACATAACTCGTGTGAGGAGGATGCAATGGTAGGACAATCAGAAGAGCTGGATAAGGTAATGAGTCAGCTCCTTGGTGGCAAAGATAAACAACCACTCCAAGTAATGGCACTTGTGGGCATGGGCGGCATTGGCAAGACAACTTTTGCTAAAAGAATTTATGATGAGCCTAGAGTCATATCTCATTTCGATTTACGTGCTTGGACAACCATGTCTCAAGAGCATAACAAAGGACAAGCGATCCTTGACCTTTGTTGTTGCGTCAAGCCATCAAGCAGTGCCTTCAACAATGAAATGAAGGACGATCTAGCTGAGCAACTTTGCAAAAGTTTATCAGGCCGTAGGTACCTTATTATTGTGGACGACATATGGACTACTGCTGCCTGGGATGATATCCACAGATGTTTTCCTGATGATAATAATGGGAGCAAAATATTGTTGACGACGCGAGCTAAAGAGGTAGCCAAGTATGCAGGCTCTGGTGAGTGTTCTTATGACATGCGTTTCTTAAATGAAAAGGAAGGTTGGGGTTTATTTCATAAGAAGTTTTTGGAAAAAGAATTACTTGAGAGAGATGAATTTAAAAAAGTCGGGATGAACATTGTTCGGAAATGTCATGGTTTACCAATCACAGTTGTGGTGATGGCAGGGCTTCTATCTAAAACCGATAAGTCAATAGGTGAAtgggaaaaaattgaaaaaaacttaaattctCTATTGGCTTTAGACCTTCATGAGCGATTTTCAAGAATACTCACGTTAAGTTACAACCACTTGCCTAGTCATTTGAAGGGTTGTTTTTTGTATTTAGGAGCTTTTCATGAAGATAGTGAGATTCCAGTTAAAAAGCTTATTAGGTTATGGATTGCAGAGGGATTTGTAGAGACAATAAGTCATAGAAAGAAGCTAGAAGAAGTATGTAGAGATTATTTGCAAGATCTTATTGATAGATGTTTAGTTATGGTTAGTAAGAAATGCTTTGATGGCCAAATCAAGACCTGTACCGTGCATGATCTGTTACTCGAGTTGTGCTCGAGCAAGGCTATAAACGAGAACCTTTTGTTCCTTGAAACTACTGGTAGCAACCATACTTTTGGTCGCTTTCTTCGATTAAGTGATGAGCGTTGGTTAAGTATTAAAGTAGTAAATACAGATTTTCATATTTCCATTTCTTCCAAGAAATGGCGTtccattttatgttttaatagcTCTGGTATGAAATGGTTTTTGCAAGCCACCTCTTTTAAGAAGTTAATAGTGTTAGACTTGAGCAAGATTGACTTCAAGTCAGGTGTGCCTCAAGATATTACAGATCTTGTTTTCCTAAGGTACCTAGCATTAGCCTCAAGTATGCTTCTAAAGCATATACCTTTGGACAAGAATTGGAATCTACAGACACTAATTATCAGTGAAGGAGATGATAAGGATGCCCACAAGCTGCTGCCTCATGGAATTTGGGATAATTTGCAACAACTAAGGCATCTTGAAATCAACCACAAGCTGCAGGTTTCTATTGATCTTCTAAAAGTTCAAGAAAACCTGCAGACACTTTATTGGTTGTCTATCTCACAGTGCACAGAGGAAGTGTTTAAGAGAATCCCGAATGTTAAAGAGTTGGGAATAGTTGCAGGAGAACACGACAAAGTGTTGCCACAAGATTTAAATAACCTGTGTTGTTTAGATTATCTTGAGAAGCTAAGAGTTGATGGCTCTGACCACCCTTTACACTTGCCTCCACAGCCACAGGGTcatattttcccaaaaaaccTCAAGGAGTTGACATTTGTGAGTACCCGCATACCATGGAGCGAGATGAGTATTATTAGTATGCTATCTAATCTGGAGGTGCTTAAACTCAAGAACTCGGCCTGCAAGGGACAGGTGTGGGAACTAACTGAGGGTCGTGGCTTCCCTCAGTTAAAAGTTCTTATCATTTCTGGCACAGATTTGAAGGTGTGGAAGGCATACAGGGACTCTCCTTTCCCTAAACTCGAGCGCTTAAAACTAAAAAAGTGCTTCGAGTTGAAAGAGATGCCAGATTGTTTTGAACGTAGCATGACACTCCAATTAATTAAGTTGGTGTATTGCTCTGCTTCCCTTGTTCATTCTGCTAACAAGATTAAAAAAGATATGTTTGATGTTCTTGACTTCCATACTCGACCAG